The following are encoded together in the Choristoneura fumiferana chromosome 4, NRCan_CFum_1, whole genome shotgun sequence genome:
- the LOC141427107 gene encoding whey acidic protein-like isoform X2 has translation MLAYALFVSLLALASAETGSCPPTISAHICDALCGPAAPCANTTQLCCPTDCGGSMCVDPMTQRHFVNIVKPGRCPLEPRGVWVCSHTCTGDSDCPRALKCCANRCGALACQKPDAE, from the exons ATGCTCGCGTACGCATTGTTCG TATCCCTTCTGGCCCTCGCGTCGGCCGAGACCGGGTCCTGTCCACCGACCATATCCGCGCACATCTGCGACGCGCTCTGCGGCCCCGCGGCGCCGTGCGCCAACACCACGCAGCTCTGCTGCCCCACCGACTGCGGTGGCTCCATGTGCGTGGACCCAATGACGCAGCGTCACTTCGTCAACATAG TGAAACCAGGCCGGTGTCCCTTGGAGCCTCGAGGTGTCTGGGTCTGCAGCCACACCTGTACGGGCGACTCGGACTGCCCGCGTGCCCTGAAGTGCTGCGCGAACCGCTGCGGCGCGCTCGCCTGCCAGAAACCGGACGCCGAATAA
- the LOC141427107 gene encoding whey acidic protein-like isoform X1 — protein MYMIISVSLLALASAETGSCPPTISAHICDALCGPAAPCANTTQLCCPTDCGGSMCVDPMTQRHFVNIVKPGRCPLEPRGVWVCSHTCTGDSDCPRALKCCANRCGALACQKPDAE, from the exons ATGTACATGATCATTTCAGTATCCCTTCTGGCCCTCGCGTCGGCCGAGACCGGGTCCTGTCCACCGACCATATCCGCGCACATCTGCGACGCGCTCTGCGGCCCCGCGGCGCCGTGCGCCAACACCACGCAGCTCTGCTGCCCCACCGACTGCGGTGGCTCCATGTGCGTGGACCCAATGACGCAGCGTCACTTCGTCAACATAG TGAAACCAGGCCGGTGTCCCTTGGAGCCTCGAGGTGTCTGGGTCTGCAGCCACACCTGTACGGGCGACTCGGACTGCCCGCGTGCCCTGAAGTGCTGCGCGAACCGCTGCGGCGCGCTCGCCTGCCAGAAACCGGACGCCGAATAA
- the LOC141427219 gene encoding aminopeptidase N-like, with product MTFARMDARIFALERLPTANSFSIANQFICPVFKWGTKEEWEFGFQRHADWKPQGYETLFFFLEKNWSVLKEKFGSKTNLWDNLITAATSQFTTQEGLELVSNLYVAHQGEFGSAEHIIEKSMRNVREEAKWSTENLPVIDSWLDLYLASSKKI from the exons ATGACGTTTGCCCGCATGGacgctcgaatattcgcccTCGAGCGTTTACCAACAGCGAATTCGTTCAG CATCGCCAATCAGTTCATCTGTCCGGTCTTCAAATGGGGTACCAAGGAGGAGTGGGAGTTTGGCTTCCAGAGG CATGCTGACTGGAAGCCCCAGGGTTACGAGACGCTGTTCTTCTTCCTGGAAAAGAATTGGAGTGTGCTGAAGGAGAA ATTCGGAAGCAAAACCAACCTTTGGGACAACCTCATCACTGCAGCAACATCCCAGTTCACGACTCAAGAAGGTCTGGAGCTGGTATCCAATCTTTATGTGGCACATCAGGGGGAGTTTGGATCCGCTGAGCACATCATCGAGAAATCTATGAGGAACGTCAGAGAAGAGGCCAAGTGGTCTACGGAGAATCTTCCAGTCATTGACTCTTGGTTGGACCTGTACCTCGCTAGCTCTAAGAAGATTTAA